A genomic region of Eucalyptus grandis isolate ANBG69807.140 chromosome 5, ASM1654582v1, whole genome shotgun sequence contains the following coding sequences:
- the LOC104447443 gene encoding tyrosine N-monooxygenase: MSCATMAYALLLVGLVILHNIIKHFWYKSAKGKSKPLPLPLPPGPASWPVVGCALDMVRNKPPARWMLRWMEVMDTGIACFRIGNTHVIPVTDPKIAREFLKKQDARFASRPVSMAAQAFSGSYMTAVISPYGEQWKKMRHVLTSEIICPARHKWLYDKRAEEADNLVKHVFNQCKSLGQVNLRHTTRHYCGNVIRRLVFNKRYFGEGREDGGPTIDEEEHVDAMFNALNYLYAFCISDYFPFLVGFDLDGHEKVVRECTRTFRRLHEPIINERIKQWRDDSSLDSNGKEPQDLLDVLIMLKDSDGKPLLTSHEVKAQATEIMMAAVDNPSNAVEWAMAEMIYRPELLKKAKEEIDRVVGKERLVQESDIPQLNYIKACAREAFRLHPIAPFNVPHVALSDAVVAGYRIPKGSHILVSRMGLGRNPKVWDEPLKFKPERHIVSDAVEVVLTDPDLRLISFSTGRRGCIAIQLGTTMTVMLLARLIQGFNWSKPPSVSSINLIESMDDLSLAEPLILQAEPCLPNHLYPI; encoded by the exons ATGAGTTGCGCCACCATGGCCTATGCCCTACTTCTCGTGGGACTGGTCATCTTACACAATATCATCAAACACTTCTGGTACAAAAGCGCCAAAGGAAAATCTAAGCCGCTCCCGCTCCCGCTCCCGCCAGGGCCTGCCTCGTGGCCAGTGGTTGGCTGTGCCCTGGACATGGTTCGAAACAAGCCTCCAGCCCGGTGGATGCTTCGTTGGATGGAGGTGATGGACACCGGCATTGCGTGCTTCCGCATAGGAAACACGCATGTCATTCCCGTAACTGACCCGAAGATTGCCCGGGAGTTCCTCAAGAAGCAAGATGCCAGATTCGCGTCAAGGCCGGTCTCGATGGCGGCCCAGGCATTCAGTGGCAGCTACATGACCGCAGTCATCTCGCCCTATGGGGAGCAGTGGAAGAAGATGAGGCATGTCCTGACATCGGAGATCATATGCCCGGCACGACACAAATGGCTTTACGACAAAAGGGCCGAGGAAGCTGATAACCTAGTGAAGCATGTGTTCAACCAATGCAAAAGCCTAGGGCAAGTGAACTTGAGGCACACAACAAGGCACTATTGTGGGAATGTGATTAGAAGGTTGGTGTTCAACAAGAGGTACTTTGGCGAAGGAAGGGAAGATGGGGGACCGACCattgatgaagaagaacatGTGGACGCAATGTTCAATGCACTAAACTATCTGTACGCATTCTGTATTTCTGATTATTTCCCATTCCTGGTGGGGTTTGACCTCGATGGGCATGAGAAAGTAGTGAGAGAGTGCACGAGGACGTTTCGGAGGCTGCATGAGCCCATCATAAACGAGAGAATCAAACAATGGAGGGACGATTCGAGTTTGGACAGCAATGGAAAAGAGCCTCAAGACTTGTTGGACGTTCTTATTATGTTGAAGGATTCGGATGGGAAGCCGTTGCTAACATCACATGAAGTCAAAGCACAGGCTACG GAAATTATGATGGCCGCAGTAGACAATCCATCAAATGCAGTGGAATGGGCAATGGCGGAGATGATATATCGTCCCGAACTCCTTAAGAAagccaaagaagaaatagaTAGAGTTGTGGGGAAGGAGAGGTTAGTCCAAGAGTCCGATATCCCCCAGCTCAACTACATTAAAGCATGCGCTCGGGAGGCCTTTAGGCTCCACCCAATCGCGCCCTTCAACGTCCCGCACGTCGCCCTGTCCGATGCCGTCGTGGCCGGTTACCGCATCCCCAAGGGTAGCCACATCCTCGTGAGCCGGATGGGTCTTGGCAGAAACCCTAAAGTGTGGGATGAGCCCCTCAAGTTCAAGCCGGAGCGGCACATCGTGAGTGACGCCGTGGAAGTCGTGCTTACAGATCCCGACCTGCGATTAATTTCCTTTAGCACGGGCCGGCGCGGGTGCATTGCTATCCAACTTGGGACAACAATGACCGTGATGCTCCTTGCCAGGCTAATCCAAGGGTTTAACTGGAGTAAACCCCCTAGTGTTTCGAGCATCAATCTTATTGAGTCAATGGATGACTTGTCCCTTGCCGAGCCATTAATTCTTCAAGCTGAGCCATGCTTGCCGAATCATCTCTATCCGATATAG